In the genome of Doryrhamphus excisus isolate RoL2022-K1 chromosome 11, RoL_Dexc_1.0, whole genome shotgun sequence, one region contains:
- the chka gene encoding choline kinase alpha: MKTKFINGVSSSPSMSLGLLVTDNVLQVQPSTQEVWKDLTRPDSPDRDTRSRAYRWCKEFLNGSWRSLAEDDFNITIIRGGLSNKLFLCSLPDSVGTVGDEPRNVLLRLYGAILQGAEAMVLESVMFAILAERELGPKLYGIFPQGRLEQYVPSRKLDTCELSEANISAEVADKMAKFHGMRMPFNKEPTWLFGTMDKYLSQVLRLTFTRESQLRRFNSLLSYDLLHEMDWLKSLLESTNSPVVFCHNDCQEGNILLLNCRHQSDKQKLMLIDFEYSSYNYRGFDLGNHFCEWMYDYNCEQFPFFKVNPQAYPSKAQQLHFMEHYLRASGGDFDNLSVEDQVKMKEELYVEVNRFSLASHFFWGLWSIIQARLSTIKFGYLEYAMARFDAYFQHKKLWAV, translated from the exons ATGAAAACCAAGTTCATAAACGGAGTTTCTTCCTCGCCCTCCATGTCGCTGGGCCTTCTGGTTACCGACAACGTCCTTCAGGTCCAGCCCAGCACCCAGGAGGTCTGGAAGGACCTGACCCGCCCCGATAGCCCAGACAGGGACACACGGAGTCGGGCTTACCGCTGGTGTAAGGAGTTCCTCAATGGTTCCTGGAGAAGCCTGGCAGAGGACGACTTCAACATCACCATCATCAG GGGTGGGCTGAGCAACAAGCTCTTCCTGTGCAGCCTCCCAGACAGCGTGGGCACGGTCGGGGATGAGCCGAGGAACGTCCTGCTGCGTCTCTACGGAGCCATCCTGCAG GGGGCAGAGGCCATGGTGCTGGAGAGCGTGATGTTTGCCATCTTGGCAGAGCGGGAACTGGGACCTAAACTCTACGGTATTTTCCCGCAGGGACGCCTGGAGCAGTATGTACCG AGCCGCAAGTTGGACACCTGCGAGCTGAGCGAGGCCAACATTTCAGCGGAGGTTGCGGACAAAATGGCCAAGTTCCATGGAATGAGGATGCCCTTTAACAAGGAGCCCACGTGGTTGTTTGGAACCATGGACAA GTACCTGAGCCAAGTTTTGAGGCTGACCTTCACTCGAGAGTCTCAGCTGCGTCGCTTCAACAGCCTGCTGAGCTACGACCTGCTGCATGAGATGGACTGGCTCAA gtCCCTGTTGGAGTCCACCAACTCCCCGGTGGTGTTTTGCCACAACGACTGCCAAGAAG GAAATATCCTGCTGCTGAACTGCCGTCACCAGTCGGACAAACAGAAGCTGATGCTAATCGACTTTGAGTACAGCAGCTATAACTACAG GGGCTTTGATCTTGGCAACCATTTCTGTGAGTGGATGTACGACTACAACTGTGAGCAGTTTCCTTTTTTCAAAGTGAACCCCCAGGCGTATCCCTCCAAGGCTCAGCAG CTCCACTTCATGGAACACTACCTGCGTGCGTCCGGTGGAGACTTTGACAACCTGAGCGTGGAGGACCAAGTGAAAATGAAGGAGGAGTTGTACGTGGAGGTCAACAG GTTCTCTCTTGCATCCCACTTCTTTTGGGGCCTGTGGTCCATCATCCAGGCCCGCCTCTCCACCATCAAGTTTGGGTATCTG
- the si:dkey-12e7.1 gene encoding uncharacterized protein si:dkey-12e7.1, which yields MSPRKRALVPIGKRRKATDDYFPFDLLPVECQLHVLSFLNEVDKCSCALVCLSWSRLIRSWKLWRVADYSRRGVFHLGQEGLLVSNRVFDRWKSWVHHYTHHLISRRASLLTLKASFDLGDRFHKWGDLLCHLLDHVHCRDLSHLDLNWTFTLLEPLDLRVHSSSSSHQDSITKMDQVTSFQELLSKLTETCPRIAKMRLHFDWSELSVSLLGRFRHLRVLELKYFWVFKGVTPSTLQTLTASLPNLKSLTLHILVPLRNLGISYTLESLSLEFLDVSQSRGLVFSCLKLPTLRELRAKKIVRGITLDRRTRLRIQSRWPCMYHVLREGTPRLQALNNERLLPTWREKIYGELSVILEQSCYCVQHLDSWLW from the exons ATGTCGCCTCGTAAAAGAGCCCTGGTTCCCATCGGGAAGCGTCGGAAAGCCACGGACGACTACTTCCCTTTCGATCTGCTCCCGGTGGAATGCCAGCTCCATGTTCTGTCGTTCCTGAACGAGGTGGATAAATGCAGCTGCGCTTTGGTTTGCCTGAGCTGGAGCCGCCTGATTCGCTCGTGGAAGCTGTGGCGTGTCGCCGACTATTCCCGCCGCGGAGTCTTCCACCTGGGTCAGGAGGGACTTCTGGTGTCCAATCGCGTCTTTGACCGCTGGAAGTCGTGGGTTCACCACTACACCCATCACCTCATCTCGCGGCGGGCAAGTCTTCTCACGTTGAAGGCCAGCTTCGATTTAGGGGACCGCTTCCACAAGTGGGGAGACCTTCTGTGCCACCTCCTGGACCACGTCCACTGCCGGGACCTCAGTCATCTGGACCTGAACTGGACCTTTACTCTTCTGGAGCCGCTGGATCTCAGAGTGCATTCCAGCTCCAGTTCCCATCAGGACAGCATCACTAAAATGGACCAG GTGACCAGCTTCCAGGAGCTTCTCAGCAAACTCACCGAGACCTGTCCTCGCATCGCGAAGATGCGTTTACACTTCGACTGGTCCGAGTTGTCCGTGTCGCTGCTCGGCCGATTCCGACATCTCCGAGTCCTGGAGCTCAAGTACTTCTGGGTTTTCAAAGGAGTGACTCCATCCACGTTGCAGACTCTGACCGCGTCGCTCCCAAACCTGAAGTCTCTGACTTTACACATCCTGGTGCCGCTGAGGAACCTCGGCATCTCCTACACTCTGGAGTCGCTGTCTCTGGAGTTCTTGGATGTGTCGCAGAGCAGGGGTCTGGTCTTCTCGTGTCTTAAGCTGCCCACTCTTCGTGAGCTCCGAGCCAAGAAGATCGTGCGTGGCATCACACTGGACAGGCGCACCCGGCTGAGGATCCAGAGCCGGTGGCCCTGCATGTACCACGTCCTCCGGGAGGGGACGCCGAGGCTCCAGGCCCTCAACAATGAGAGACTCCTGCCCACGTGGAGAGAGAAGATCTACGGGGAGCTGTCAGTCATCCTGGAGCAGTCCTGTTACTGCGTCCAGCATCTGGACAGCTGGCTGTGGTAG